A DNA window from Pseudodesulfovibrio thermohalotolerans contains the following coding sequences:
- the nhaA gene encoding Na+/H+ antiporter NhaA → MAIRDYISCGVEPIEQVLMPFQVFFRSQSTSGILLILGAAAALVWANSPWADSYMALWQTPFTVGFGAATLSKPVILWVNDGLMALFFFVVGLEIKREFLVGELSTRSHAVLPIAAAIGGMVVPASIFALVNMGETSISGWGIPMATDIAFALGILALLGDRVPYQIKIFLTAVAIVDDIGSILVIALFYTADISFVMLGAGAACLALAFAGNRMGVRSPFFYALTGCLLWFFVLKSGVHSTVAGVLMAFTIPSRTRCDAEAFSFNATRLLDDYRESVESDGSVLTNQHMHSVLLSMQHVVTRAQTPLQRLEHALHPLVDLVIMPIFALANAGVVLSGGIDAQAVPAALGTALGLVLGKPLGIVLMVMLVIRFSEGYPRGVTLKHFIGAGMLGGIGFTMSLFIATLAFGNSPELLTGAKTAILGASLAAGVGGFLVLRTAPRREPSE, encoded by the coding sequence ATGGCGATACGCGATTACATAAGCTGCGGGGTGGAGCCCATCGAGCAGGTGCTCATGCCGTTCCAGGTGTTTTTCCGGTCCCAGTCCACCAGCGGCATCCTGCTGATTCTGGGCGCGGCGGCCGCGCTTGTCTGGGCCAACTCGCCCTGGGCCGATTCCTATATGGCGCTGTGGCAGACCCCGTTCACCGTGGGCTTCGGTGCGGCCACCCTGTCCAAGCCGGTCATCCTGTGGGTCAACGATGGACTCATGGCCCTATTCTTTTTCGTCGTGGGACTTGAAATAAAACGGGAATTTCTGGTGGGCGAGCTGTCCACGCGCAGTCATGCCGTGCTGCCCATCGCGGCGGCCATAGGCGGCATGGTCGTGCCCGCGTCCATCTTTGCTCTGGTCAATATGGGCGAGACGTCCATTTCGGGCTGGGGTATTCCCATGGCCACGGACATCGCCTTCGCGCTGGGCATCCTGGCCCTGCTGGGCGACCGTGTTCCCTACCAGATCAAGATATTCCTGACCGCCGTAGCCATCGTGGACGACATAGGGTCCATCCTGGTCATCGCCCTGTTCTACACGGCGGACATCTCCTTCGTCATGCTCGGCGCGGGTGCGGCCTGTTTGGCGCTGGCTTTCGCCGGGAACCGCATGGGTGTGCGGTCGCCGTTTTTCTATGCCCTGACGGGCTGTCTGCTCTGGTTCTTTGTACTCAAGTCCGGGGTCCATTCCACCGTGGCCGGCGTACTCATGGCCTTCACCATTCCATCCCGGACCCGATGCGATGCCGAGGCCTTTTCCTTCAACGCCACCCGGCTTCTGGACGACTACCGCGAGTCCGTGGAGTCGGACGGATCGGTCCTGACCAACCAGCACATGCACTCGGTACTGCTGTCCATGCAGCACGTCGTGACCCGCGCCCAGACGCCGTTGCAACGGCTGGAACACGCCCTGCATCCACTGGTGGACCTCGTCATCATGCCCATTTTCGCCCTGGCCAACGCGGGCGTGGTCCTGTCCGGCGGCATCGACGCGCAGGCGGTCCCCGCCGCTTTGGGCACGGCCCTCGGGCTGGTTCTCGGCAAGCCCCTCGGCATCGTGCTCATGGTCATGCTCGTAATCCGTTTTTCAGAGGGGTATCCGCGCGGCGTGACCCTCAAGCATTTCATCGGCGCGGGGATGCTCGGCGGCATCGGCTTCACCATGTCCCTGTTTATCGCCACCCTGGCCTTCGGGAACTCGCCTGAACTGCTCACCGGGGCCAAGACCGCCATACTCGGCGCGTCGCTGGCTGCGGGCGTGGGCGGCTTTCTCGTCCTGCGCACCGCCCCGAGGCGGGAGCCGTCCGAGTAG
- a CDS encoding Tgt2/MlaC family protein, producing the protein MFLKRTILAFVLICLAGVVASAAVAGQSPSERVHEGVDRIIEMLSDPVMQDPARHDEALGRLLHVAEEYIDFELLTKFAVGRPWLQMSDDLRTRLQDAFMKLLEYSYLKTIPVYGGQDVQYTREDISGSNAKVQMVVTDKDKKIIVEFRLKIVQGTWMIYDVVAEGVSLVMNYRSQFAEVLNKGTGEDLLEAIQDRIRQINQGKEGQPAS; encoded by the coding sequence ATGTTTTTGAAGAGAACTATACTGGCTTTTGTCCTGATTTGTCTGGCGGGCGTCGTCGCTTCGGCAGCCGTGGCCGGGCAATCCCCCTCCGAGCGCGTGCACGAAGGGGTCGACCGGATCATCGAGATGCTGTCCGATCCGGTGATGCAGGACCCCGCGCGGCATGACGAGGCCCTCGGACGGCTGCTCCACGTGGCCGAGGAGTATATCGACTTCGAACTGCTCACCAAGTTCGCGGTTGGACGGCCCTGGCTTCAGATGTCCGACGATCTGCGCACACGGTTGCAGGATGCCTTCATGAAGCTTCTCGAATATTCCTACCTGAAGACGATTCCGGTCTACGGCGGCCAGGATGTGCAGTACACACGCGAGGACATTTCCGGCAGCAACGCCAAGGTGCAAATGGTCGTCACGGACAAGGATAAGAAAATAATCGTTGAATTTCGCTTGAAAATAGTTCAAGGAACATGGATGATTTATGATGTCGTCGCCGAAGGCGTGAGCCTGGTGATGAATTATCGAAGTCAGTTTGCAGAGGTACTGAACAAGGGGACAGGTGAAGATTTGCTGGAGGCGATTCAGGATCGAATACGGCAAATCAATCAAGGCAAAGAAGGACAACCGGCATCGTGA
- the argJ gene encoding bifunctional glutamate N-acetyltransferase/amino-acid acetyltransferase ArgJ, which yields MKIPVGYSFAAASASFKKPGKLDLAAIVSRTPAVAAGVFTTNKFKAAPVLQCKEMLADGRRMSGFLVNSGQANACTGEEGRANCRETLNLAARALGVPPDELLPASTGVIGAQFDMRKWADVMPALSESFGKAAPENAARAIMTTDTVHKLAESSFELKGGEVRLLGLCKGAGMISPNMATMLCFVTCDADISAEAWQVMLSDCVNLTINRVTVDGDMSTNDCVMALANGESGVAIESEDDYVLLRKHLLSVLEELAYKIVMDAEGGTKVAFIEVSGARDDADAEKVARAVGNSPLVKTALFGSDPNWGRIICAAGYSGANFKAEDLVLKIGGVLVFRNGTPEPGNMDDLLNPIMKKRDIVIHISVGEGPGSSMLLASDLSKEYVSINADYRS from the coding sequence ATGAAAATACCCGTAGGATATAGCTTCGCCGCCGCGTCGGCGTCCTTCAAGAAACCCGGCAAACTCGACCTCGCCGCAATCGTCAGCCGGACCCCGGCCGTGGCCGCCGGGGTGTTCACCACCAATAAATTCAAGGCCGCGCCCGTGCTGCAATGCAAGGAGATGCTGGCCGACGGCCGGAGAATGTCCGGTTTTTTGGTCAATTCGGGCCAGGCCAACGCCTGCACGGGCGAGGAAGGACGCGCCAACTGCCGCGAGACCCTGAACCTGGCGGCCCGCGCGCTGGGCGTTCCTCCCGACGAGCTGCTGCCCGCTTCCACCGGCGTCATCGGCGCGCAGTTCGACATGCGGAAGTGGGCCGACGTCATGCCCGCGCTCTCGGAAAGCTTCGGCAAGGCCGCGCCCGAGAACGCGGCCCGCGCTATCATGACCACGGACACGGTGCACAAGCTGGCCGAAAGCTCCTTCGAACTCAAGGGCGGCGAGGTGCGACTGCTCGGCCTGTGCAAGGGCGCCGGGATGATCTCCCCGAACATGGCCACCATGCTCTGCTTCGTGACCTGCGACGCGGATATCTCGGCCGAGGCGTGGCAGGTCATGCTGTCCGACTGCGTGAACCTGACCATCAACCGGGTGACCGTGGACGGCGACATGTCCACCAACGACTGCGTCATGGCCCTGGCCAACGGCGAATCCGGGGTGGCCATCGAGTCCGAGGACGACTACGTCCTGCTGCGCAAGCATCTGCTTTCCGTGCTGGAGGAGCTGGCCTACAAGATCGTCATGGACGCCGAGGGCGGCACCAAGGTGGCCTTCATAGAGGTCTCGGGGGCGCGGGACGACGCGGACGCCGAAAAGGTGGCGCGGGCCGTGGGCAACTCGCCTCTGGTCAAGACCGCGCTCTTCGGCTCGGACCCCAACTGGGGACGGATCATCTGCGCGGCGGGTTACTCGGGCGCGAATTTCAAGGCCGAGGACCTGGTTCTCAAAATCGGCGGGGTGCTGGTCTTCCGCAACGGCACGCCCGAGCCGGGCAATATGGACGACCTGCTGAATCCGATCATGAAGAAACGGGACATCGTCATTCACATCAGCGTGGGCGAAGGCCCGGGCTCCTCCATGCTGCTGGCTTCCGACCTGAGCAAGGAATACGTGTCCATCAACGCGGACTACCGCAGCTAA
- a CDS encoding HD domain-containing protein translates to MSKMKERGRLTRLVDFFNECGMLRKTPRTGYQFLGSGSENVAEHSFRTAVIGHVLALMADADVARTTYMCLFHDLHEARTGDFNYVAHIYNKSERTRVLEHATEGTGLTEDVLGYWKELEETETLEAKLAQDADQLDFILNLKEELDQGNKYAGEWLKSAVNRVRTQWGRELAETIMKTDHKEWWYLGPDRDWWERKNGKSGE, encoded by the coding sequence ATGTCTAAAATGAAAGAGCGAGGCAGGCTGACCAGGTTGGTGGATTTTTTTAACGAGTGCGGGATGCTGCGCAAGACGCCGAGGACCGGGTACCAGTTTCTGGGCTCGGGCTCGGAGAACGTGGCCGAACATTCGTTCCGCACGGCGGTCATCGGCCATGTGCTGGCGTTGATGGCCGACGCGGACGTGGCCCGGACCACATACATGTGCCTGTTCCACGACCTGCACGAGGCGCGCACCGGCGACTTCAATTATGTGGCTCACATCTACAACAAGTCCGAGCGCACCCGGGTGCTCGAACACGCCACCGAGGGAACCGGGCTGACCGAGGATGTCCTCGGCTACTGGAAAGAGTTGGAGGAGACCGAGACTCTGGAGGCGAAGCTCGCCCAGGACGCGGACCAGCTCGATTTCATCCTGAATCTCAAGGAGGAGCTGGACCAGGGCAACAAATATGCCGGGGAATGGCTCAAGAGCGCGGTGAATCGGGTCCGCACGCAGTGGGGCCGGGAGTTGGCCGAAACCATCATGAAAACCGATCACAAGGAGTGGTGGTACCTTGGCCCCGACCGGGACTGGTGGGAGCGCAAAAACGGCAAGTCCGGGGAGTGA
- a CDS encoding MlaE family ABC transporter permease has protein sequence MTEKARGKVLHLFPWRIFRDTADEIGSLTLFLFDSLRLVFAGLGQFPKIIRQVYFIGVQSVSVIALIGLFTGMVMGMQLYYALSVFGADGFLGTGVALSMVRELAPVLTAIMLTGRAGSAMTAEIGVMRISEQIDALSIMDVNPMRYLVAPKMAACLVSFPILTAFFNLIALWGGWLTGVKLLGANAGVYWSRVQGSLDWDDIEGGFLKSVVFGVLVCTICCFEGYYTHQRSGHAGPEGVSQSTTNAVVKSCVVILAADYILTSLLW, from the coding sequence ATGACGGAGAAGGCGCGCGGAAAGGTGTTGCACCTCTTTCCCTGGAGGATATTTCGCGATACGGCGGACGAGATCGGGAGCCTGACTCTCTTTCTCTTCGATTCGTTGCGGCTTGTCTTTGCGGGCCTGGGGCAGTTTCCCAAAATCATCCGCCAAGTGTATTTCATCGGCGTGCAGTCCGTGTCCGTCATCGCCCTGATCGGGCTGTTCACCGGCATGGTCATGGGAATGCAGCTGTACTACGCGCTGTCCGTGTTCGGCGCGGACGGCTTCCTGGGCACGGGCGTGGCCCTGTCCATGGTCCGTGAACTGGCCCCCGTGCTGACCGCCATCATGCTCACCGGCCGGGCCGGGTCGGCGATGACTGCCGAGATCGGGGTCATGCGCATCTCCGAGCAGATCGACGCCCTCTCCATCATGGACGTCAACCCCATGCGCTATCTGGTGGCTCCGAAGATGGCCGCCTGCCTGGTGAGTTTCCCCATTCTGACCGCGTTTTTCAATCTCATCGCCCTGTGGGGCGGCTGGCTGACTGGCGTTAAGTTGCTGGGGGCCAACGCCGGCGTGTACTGGTCGAGGGTCCAGGGATCGCTTGACTGGGACGACATCGAGGGCGGGTTCCTCAAGTCCGTCGTTTTCGGGGTGTTGGTTTGCACTATCTGCTGTTTCGAGGGCTACTACACCCACCAGCGGTCCGGGCACGCCGGACCCGAGGGCGTGAGCCAGTCGACCACCAACGCCGTGGTCAAATCCTGCGTCGTCATCCTGGCGGCGGACTATATCCTGACTTCGCTGTTGTGGTAG
- the mlaD gene encoding outer membrane lipid asymmetry maintenance protein MlaD, with product MFKIKKETAVGIFVIMGLLAVVYMSVKLGNVQLFSDKYYVIKANFTDISGLKVNAPVQMYGVDIGFVSKIGLSQEKAVAEVSMMVLKEVELMDDAIAAIKTNGLIGDKYVKIVPGGLGDPVKPGDTLFDTQPAIDLEDLISKFAFGSV from the coding sequence ATGTTCAAAATAAAGAAAGAAACCGCTGTGGGGATATTTGTCATCATGGGACTGCTGGCCGTTGTCTACATGAGCGTCAAGCTGGGCAACGTGCAGCTGTTTTCGGACAAATATTATGTCATCAAGGCTAATTTCACAGACATTTCGGGGCTGAAGGTCAACGCTCCGGTGCAGATGTACGGCGTGGACATCGGGTTCGTCAGCAAGATCGGCCTGAGCCAGGAAAAGGCTGTGGCCGAGGTTTCCATGATGGTGTTGAAGGAAGTGGAACTCATGGACGACGCCATCGCCGCGATCAAGACGAACGGACTGATCGGCGACAAATATGTGAAGATTGTGCCCGGGGGGCTTGGCGACCCCGTCAAGCCGGGCGATACGTTGTTCGACACGCAGCCCGCGATCGATCTGGAGGACCTGATAAGCAAGTTCGCTTTCGGGTCGGTCTAG
- a CDS encoding ABC transporter ATP-binding protein: MSTAPSIKLENVTVGYGKTPVVSDLNIEFPGGKLSMLVGGSGCGKSTVLRHILGLYPPMGGNILIGDLDLGRMTGKQARCMRQRTGVLFQDGALLGSLTLKDNVALPLREHTRLKEPEIMRIVQDRLDMVGLGHALNLFPNELSGGMRKRAGLARALVMDPQMLFCDEPTSGLDPVLSAELDQLLLEMMCRFDMTMVVVTHDLASMRGLADFVVILGERRCLFQGTIEELERTEDPYLRRFLDRAAEERDAPRLTMPPIDPAMMKIDCSSVLGGKNTIRKDDRCSK; this comes from the coding sequence ATGAGCACGGCGCCGAGCATAAAACTGGAAAACGTGACCGTGGGATACGGCAAAACGCCCGTTGTCTCCGACTTGAACATAGAATTTCCCGGGGGGAAACTGTCCATGCTCGTGGGCGGCTCCGGATGCGGCAAGTCCACCGTGCTCAGGCACATTCTGGGTCTGTATCCGCCCATGGGCGGCAACATCCTGATAGGCGATCTCGACCTGGGGCGGATGACCGGAAAGCAGGCCCGTTGCATGCGCCAGCGCACCGGCGTGCTCTTTCAGGACGGCGCGCTTCTCGGCTCGCTCACGCTCAAGGACAACGTGGCCCTGCCCCTGCGCGAGCATACCAGGCTCAAGGAGCCGGAGATCATGCGCATCGTTCAGGACCGGCTCGACATGGTCGGACTGGGACACGCCCTGAACCTCTTCCCCAACGAGCTTTCCGGCGGAATGCGCAAGCGGGCCGGGCTGGCCCGCGCGCTGGTCATGGACCCGCAGATGCTTTTCTGCGACGAGCCCACCTCCGGGCTGGACCCGGTGCTCTCGGCCGAGCTGGATCAGCTCCTGCTGGAGATGATGTGCCGCTTCGACATGACCATGGTTGTGGTCACGCACGATCTGGCGAGTATGCGCGGCCTGGCCGACTTTGTGGTCATTCTGGGCGAACGGCGCTGCCTGTTTCAGGGGACCATCGAGGAGTTGGAGCGGACCGAAGACCCGTACCTGCGCCGATTCCTCGACCGGGCCGCCGAGGAGCGCGACGCCCCGAGGCTGACCATGCCGCCCATAGATCCGGCCATGATGAAGATCGATTGCTCCAGCGTCCTGGGCGGAAAAAACACCATTCGGAAGGATGACCGATGTTCAAAATAA
- a CDS encoding MlaA family lipoprotein: protein MRAEETGFRLMAVLLAAVLLLGVAGVCIAAAPQGESLSVAQFGGEPAAADESADSLDEFDEFDAAYADQPLVSDPLEGWNRFWFDVNDSLYRGMFRPLAQGYAWVLPPRPRTWVSNFFTNLLFPVRFINDILTGKFDAAYMETSKFVANTSFGVFGLGDVTAGRPKNWEPERPTADGFDQTLGKAGFGTGFYFVWPFVGPSSVRGSVGWLADAYCDPLTYGRFSVIEFMGIRVFKNLNELSLQLEGNEYETLTTGAVDKYAAVRDAYIRFRAKKVSE, encoded by the coding sequence ATGAGGGCTGAAGAAACGGGTTTTCGCCTTATGGCCGTACTGCTGGCCGCCGTGCTCCTGTTGGGGGTCGCGGGGGTTTGCATTGCTGCCGCACCGCAGGGGGAGTCTCTCAGTGTGGCCCAGTTCGGGGGTGAACCCGCCGCCGCGGACGAAAGCGCTGACAGCCTCGACGAATTCGACGAATTCGATGCCGCCTATGCGGATCAGCCTCTGGTGAGCGATCCGCTTGAGGGATGGAACCGGTTCTGGTTCGATGTCAACGACAGTCTCTACCGGGGTATGTTCCGGCCCCTGGCCCAAGGGTATGCCTGGGTGCTCCCGCCCCGGCCCCGTACCTGGGTTTCCAACTTTTTCACGAACCTGCTCTTCCCGGTTCGTTTCATCAACGACATCCTGACCGGCAAGTTCGACGCCGCCTACATGGAGACTTCCAAGTTCGTGGCCAACACCTCCTTCGGAGTGTTCGGCCTGGGCGACGTCACTGCGGGGAGACCAAAGAACTGGGAGCCCGAGCGGCCCACGGCTGACGGTTTCGACCAGACCCTGGGCAAGGCCGGTTTCGGCACGGGTTTCTATTTTGTCTGGCCCTTTGTTGGGCCTAGCTCCGTGCGCGGCTCGGTGGGCTGGCTGGCCGATGCCTACTGCGATCCGCTGACCTACGGTCGGTTCTCTGTCATTGAGTTCATGGGCATTCGGGTGTTCAAGAATCTGAACGAGCTTTCCCTGCAGCTTGAGGGCAACGAGTACGAGACTCTGACCACCGGCGCGGTGGACAAGTATGCCGCAGTCCGCGACGCCTACATCCGCTTCCGGGCCAAGAAGGTCTCCGAGTAG
- a CDS encoding EAL domain-containing protein gives MKAPKLFVKPLLLMVVVFGIIAVVTSLTFSSQLRRELTREYESKALALARSVAESDIATILSQDAGSLQGRIDQYLSINAVSYVLVADEKGKVLAHTFVPVIPPKILRLVAETPKLETREGHIMRDVILDGKRYLHVSSPILSGLAGDVHIGMDYTAIDKNIHEAVLEQQVVMLILFGASLLLVFLFVVNISKPLKQLTEYAGRVAVKDFGNVPAIDSNDEVGQLARAMEAMTGQISELVGNLEDRVRQKTHELQEARDALKQKVEERTGELMRTNTQLKIEIAERKVIGDALRKAEKKYRAIFENAVEGIYQSSLSGRFQDTNPALARILGYKSPEDLMSSVYDIGTQIYVDPDRRKEFLRLTEERGEIKNFVSKVRKRDGRIIWVAENARKVVDEKGVVVCFEGSIEDITMRKKAEDQLKRQAFHDPLTGLPNRALFLDHLRMAMERSRRRKHMFAVLYMDLDRFKVVNDSLGHDAGDELLRGVARVLEQCGRSVDTIARFGGDEFAILQEEISAPKDAIAIARRILEGVRQPFNIGGNEVFTSASLGIVLKTDGYDRPEALLRDADTAMYRAKELGKSRFKVFNRKMHDQALQLMELETDLRRAVDLREFEVVYQPIVEVPTRRVCGVEALVRWRHPEHGIIAPSDFIGLAEDTGLIYAIDNMVLEEACAQVRRWQTMAGDGPGADLSVNINVSGKHFGQSMLAGQISRALEDSGLPAGSLNIEITESALMDNPSVAEEILQQLKDLGIHICIDDFGTGYSSLSYLQRFPIDVVKVDRSFIIAVDEDQDSQAIVRTVFSLGESMGLKIVAEGVETAGQLGFLEREGCRFVQGYFFYKPMSVSQVDSLLEGQRRG, from the coding sequence ATGAAGGCCCCCAAGCTATTCGTCAAGCCTCTCCTGCTGATGGTCGTGGTCTTCGGCATCATCGCCGTGGTCACTTCCCTGACCTTTTCGAGCCAGCTCCGCCGCGAGCTGACTCGCGAGTACGAGTCCAAGGCCCTGGCCCTGGCCAGGTCCGTGGCCGAATCGGACATAGCCACCATCCTCAGCCAGGACGCCGGGTCCCTGCAGGGGCGCATAGACCAATACCTCTCCATCAACGCCGTGTCCTACGTCCTGGTGGCCGACGAGAAGGGCAAAGTCCTGGCTCATACCTTTGTTCCGGTCATCCCGCCTAAAATCCTTCGCCTCGTGGCGGAGACGCCGAAGCTCGAAACCCGCGAGGGCCACATCATGCGCGACGTGATCCTGGACGGGAAGCGGTACCTGCACGTGTCGAGCCCCATCCTCTCCGGCCTGGCCGGGGACGTGCACATAGGCATGGACTACACGGCCATAGACAAGAACATACATGAGGCCGTGCTTGAGCAGCAGGTGGTCATGCTCATTCTGTTCGGGGCCAGCCTCCTTCTCGTCTTTCTCTTCGTGGTCAATATTTCCAAGCCGCTCAAACAGCTCACCGAGTACGCCGGACGTGTGGCGGTCAAGGATTTCGGCAACGTGCCCGCCATCGATTCCAACGACGAGGTCGGCCAACTCGCCAGGGCCATGGAAGCCATGACAGGCCAGATATCAGAGCTGGTCGGCAACCTGGAGGACCGGGTCAGGCAGAAGACCCACGAGCTTCAGGAAGCCCGGGACGCCCTCAAGCAGAAGGTGGAGGAGCGCACCGGCGAGTTGATGCGCACCAACACGCAGCTCAAGATCGAGATCGCCGAGCGCAAGGTCATCGGCGACGCCCTGCGCAAGGCTGAGAAGAAGTACCGGGCCATCTTCGAGAACGCGGTGGAGGGCATCTACCAGTCGTCCCTGTCCGGCCGGTTCCAGGACACCAACCCGGCCCTGGCGCGCATTCTCGGGTACAAGTCGCCCGAGGACCTGATGAGCTCCGTCTACGACATCGGCACCCAGATTTACGTGGACCCGGACCGGCGCAAGGAGTTCCTGCGCCTCACCGAGGAGCGGGGCGAGATCAAGAATTTCGTGTCCAAGGTGCGCAAGCGGGACGGCCGGATCATCTGGGTCGCGGAGAACGCGCGCAAGGTCGTGGACGAAAAGGGCGTCGTCGTCTGCTTCGAGGGGTCCATCGAGGACATCACCATGCGCAAGAAGGCCGAGGATCAACTCAAGCGCCAGGCATTTCACGATCCGCTCACCGGGCTGCCCAACCGCGCTCTGTTCCTGGACCATCTGCGCATGGCCATGGAACGCTCCCGGCGGCGCAAGCATATGTTCGCGGTCCTCTATATGGACCTGGACCGTTTCAAGGTGGTCAACGATTCCCTCGGCCACGACGCGGGCGACGAGTTGTTGCGCGGGGTGGCCAGGGTGCTTGAGCAGTGCGGCCGTTCGGTGGACACCATCGCCCGGTTCGGCGGCGACGAGTTCGCCATTCTCCAGGAAGAGATTTCCGCGCCAAAGGACGCCATCGCCATTGCCCGGCGCATCCTCGAAGGCGTGCGCCAGCCGTTCAACATCGGCGGCAACGAGGTTTTCACTTCGGCCTCCCTGGGCATTGTTCTCAAGACCGACGGCTACGACCGGCCCGAGGCCCTGCTGCGCGATGCCGACACGGCCATGTACCGGGCCAAGGAACTCGGCAAGTCGCGCTTCAAGGTTTTCAACCGCAAGATGCACGACCAGGCTCTTCAGCTCATGGAGCTTGAGACGGACCTTCGGCGCGCAGTGGATCTGCGGGAGTTCGAGGTGGTCTATCAGCCGATCGTCGAGGTGCCGACCCGGCGCGTATGCGGGGTCGAGGCCCTGGTCCGCTGGCGTCATCCGGAGCACGGCATCATCGCCCCCAGCGACTTCATCGGGCTGGCCGAGGACACCGGGCTGATCTACGCCATCGACAACATGGTGCTGGAAGAGGCCTGCGCTCAGGTGCGCCGCTGGCAGACCATGGCCGGAGACGGCCCGGGCGCGGACTTGAGCGTCAACATCAACGTCTCGGGCAAGCATTTCGGCCAGTCCATGCTGGCTGGCCAGATATCCCGCGCCCTGGAGGATTCCGGCCTGCCCGCCGGGTCCCTGAACATCGAGATCACAGAGTCCGCTCTCATGGACAATCCTTCGGTGGCCGAGGAGATTCTGCAACAGCTCAAGGATCTCGGCATCCATATCTGCATCGATGATTTCGGAACGGGCTATTCCTCGCTTTCCTACCTCCAACGCTTCCCCATCGACGTGGTCAAGGTGGACAGGAGCTTCATCATCGCCGTGGACGAGGACCAGGACAGTCAGGCCATCGTGCGCACGGTTTTTTCCCTGGGCGAGTCCATGGGGCTCAAGATCGTGGCCGAGGGCGTGGAGACGGCGGGCCAACTCGGTTTCCTGGAGCGCGAGGGGTGCCGCTTCGTGCAGGGATATTTCTTCTACAAGCCGATGTCCGTGTCCCAGGTGGACAGCCTCCTTGAGGGACAGCGGCGCGGCTGA
- a CDS encoding ABC transporter substrate-binding protein translates to MQIAIISDTHMRTPPFGRYVFNLRASYFDETRALVDRFLAVGRTRIGVFYQSDAYGRTGWDGVRRALAGQGLHIEAEAAYDRGAAFAQDFSREVSHFMDTDVDAVIVVGTYASQAAFIRDARDLGCTLPIAGLSFADSDKMLDLLKEEGGRKGRDYTLDLIQSQVVPSYEDTGLPGVRFYREVMAGYEGGNPPSDEAYSPRRFSFVSFEGFLNGVLLGELVRRMGDEPSRERIPAVMESIQNFDLGIGVNAHFGHGRHQGLDAIYLTTVRDGHFRAVESWERWRK, encoded by the coding sequence ATGCAGATTGCAATCATTTCGGATACCCACATGCGGACCCCGCCCTTCGGCAGATACGTTTTCAACTTGCGGGCCTCCTATTTCGACGAGACCAGGGCACTGGTGGACCGCTTCCTGGCCGTGGGCCGCACCCGCATAGGGGTGTTCTATCAGTCCGACGCCTACGGTCGCACGGGCTGGGACGGCGTGCGGCGGGCCTTGGCCGGACAGGGGCTGCATATCGAAGCCGAGGCCGCCTATGACCGGGGAGCCGCTTTTGCCCAGGATTTCTCCCGGGAGGTCAGCCACTTCATGGACACGGACGTGGACGCCGTCATTGTCGTCGGGACCTATGCCTCGCAGGCGGCTTTTATCCGCGATGCCCGCGACCTGGGGTGCACTCTGCCCATCGCCGGTCTTTCCTTTGCGGACAGCGACAAGATGCTCGACCTGCTTAAGGAGGAGGGCGGGCGCAAGGGGCGGGACTACACCCTCGACCTGATTCAGTCCCAGGTGGTCCCCAGCTACGAGGATACCGGCCTGCCCGGCGTGCGTTTTTACCGCGAGGTCATGGCCGGGTACGAGGGCGGCAATCCCCCTTCGGACGAGGCGTACTCCCCGCGCCGGTTCAGCTTTGTCAGCTTCGAGGGGTTTCTCAACGGCGTTTTGCTGGGCGAGCTGGTCCGGCGCATGGGGGACGAGCCGTCGCGGGAGCGTATCCCGGCAGTGATGGAGTCCATTCAGAATTTCGATTTGGGCATCGGGGTCAACGCGCATTTCGGCCATGGCCGCCACCAGGGGCTTGACGCCATTTATCTGACCACCGTGCGGGACGGACATTTCCGGGCCGTCGAGAGCTGGGAGAGGTGGCGGAAATGA